A genomic window from Pecten maximus chromosome 2, xPecMax1.1, whole genome shotgun sequence includes:
- the LOC117322017 gene encoding uncharacterized protein LOC117322017 — protein sequence MTRNTAQMEIQLLKTVLIFITILNTLDALESSVKMDQKTTKWHTQESTTRTVHNLTNLIYQYYLVCGSEYICEKQNYDFIKSHQATSGLELCPRCSCDKDCVQSGTCCPDIMFSFPEPICQDIFIIRNTPFGNDQGHMIVECHDESSHETKEKCYQNFTSAQLMQKPPVTSNKYAFTFRNKHCAECNGVFNYSNWGIGISCETVSDFNFLSTYGDIIDQAIEEHCNVQYEEDDDSSKHRCLSTTHIPISSVTECNVTGTWLTYDNDIANACHSSYHIEDKGFKNVFCLMCNPPLHNTNAITSCNVSGSWEPYDSALLDACTKEEATPTTMPYKNVFCFLCNRNNTSYFRYQDANAIIGKRSTFLSYMFRVRILERALDFYYSILDSTVFSNKDDVHTLSNYVVSFNKTKLLLLHYAMYGTDSYCSAKFPGGFFVNQTCLCDESCLFRHSRPFCCHDFLLNSTTSCLETLISGPTHFSSHIGAISRCNELSGSDVTANRCNSADVNDIFGTLPVTYDNVIYKNLDCFRCNHPTKNLSLVSPSHWEFLIECDSYPHYNYFPTVQAILQQAKRRNCRIQIVPANTHDTVFKMSTIYCNKENIGICNVTGLWSAYDSDIAQACENLDIFLPSHDNFKNVYCYICNSASPSSLDKTKGATCLVAAENQYYGKNITTACAALPEVPGFGLYRNIFCKTCSIANEKIEPFYWIPFIPTASGDRDLPFSFCT from the coding sequence ATGACGCGAAATACAGCTCAAATGGAAATACAACTCTTGAAGACTGTGTTAATTTTTATCACCATTCTGAATACACTGGATGCACTCGAGTCGTCAGTTAAAATGGACCAAAAGACAACAAAATGGCATACTCAAGAATCGACAACCAGGACTGTTCATAATCTAACAAACTTAATATACCAATACTATCTAGTTTGTGGCTCGGAATATATATGTGAAAAACAGAACTATGATTTCATCAAATCCCATCAGGCTACTTCAGGATTAGAATTATGTCCTCGGTGCAGCTGCGATAAAGATTGTGTTCAAAGTGGAACATGTTGCCCGGATATTATGTTTTCGTTTCCAGAACCGATTTGTCAAGACATATTTATAATAAGAAATACGCCATTTGGGAATGATCAAGGCCATATGATAGTGGAATGCCATGATGAATCTTCACATGAGACGAAAGAAAAGTGTTATCAGAATTTTACAAGTGCTCAGTTGATGCAAAAACCACCGGTAACATCAAATAAGTATGCGTTCACGTTTCGTAATAAGCATTGTGCTGAATGTAACGGTGTCTTTAATTATTCAAATTGGGGGATCGGTATTTCATGCGAAACAGTCTCtgattttaattttctgtcCACATATGGAGACATTATAGATCAGGCAATCGAAGAACATTGCAATGTACAGTACGAAGAAGATGATGATTCAAGTAAGCACAGGTGTTTGTCTACCACGCATATCCCGATTTCTTCTGTAACTGAATGCAATGTCACAGGCACCTGGCTCACATACGACAATGATATAGCAAATGCGTGTCATTCAAGTTACCACATTGAAGATAAAGGATtcaaaaatgtgttttgtttgatgtgtAATCCACCTCTGCATAATACTAACGCCATAACATCATGCAACGTTTCAGGTTCCTGGGAACCATATGATTCAGCATTGCTGGATGCGTGTACAAAAGAGGAGGCAACACCAACTACGATGCcatataaaaatgtgttttgtttCTTGTGCAACCGGAACAATACCAGCTACTTCCGGTATCAAGATGCCAATGCCATCATTGGAAAGAGAAGTACTTTCTTGTCGTATATGTTTAGAGTCCGGATATTGGAGCGTGCGCTGGATTTTTATTATTCTATCTTAGACTCTACCGTTTTCAGTAATAAAGATGATGTGCATACGTTGTCAAACTACGTTGTATCCTTCAACAAAACCAAACTTCTTTTGCTTCACTATGCTATGTATGGAACCGATTCATACTGTTCTGCGAAATTCCCTGGAGGGTTCTTCGTAAATCAGACATGTCTATGTGACGAAAGTTGCTTATTTCGTCACTCAAGGCCCTTTTGTTGTCATGACTTTCTCCTCAATAGCACGACATCGTGTTTGGAGACTTTAATATCAGGACCGACTCATTTCTCCTCGCATATTGGCGCGATTAGCAGATGCAATGAGCTTTCCGGAAGTGATGTCACTGCAAATAGATGCAACAGTGCAGATGTGAACGATATATTTGGTACACTCCCAGTAACATATGataatgttatttataaaaATCTTGACTGTTTTCGCTGTAATCATCCTACAAAGAATCTGTCACTAGTTTCTCCGTCGCATTGGGAATTTCTTATTGAATGTGACTCCTATCCACATTATAATTACTTTCCTACCGTTCAGGCGATACTTCAACAAGCAAAGCGAAGAAATTGCCGCATTCAGATCGTCCCAGCGAACACTCATGATACTGTGTTCAAAATGAGCACAATTTACTGTAACAAAGAAAACATTggtatatgtaatgtaactggACTTTGGTCAGCATATGACTCAGACATTGCTCAAGCTTGTGAAAATCTGGACATATTTTTACCATCGCatgataattttaaaaatgtgtacTGTTACATTTGTAATAGTGCTTCACCTTCATCTTTAGATAAAACAAAGGGAGCTACGTGTCTAGTAGCAGCAGAAAATCAGTACTACGGAAAAAACATAACAACTGCATGTGCAGCATTACCGGAAGTACCTGGCTTTGGACTCTATCGGAATATTTTCTGTAAGACCTGCTCTATTGCAAACGAAAAAATTGAACCTTTTTATTGGATACCGTTTATACCTACTGCAAGTGGTGATAGAGATTTGCCCTTTTCATTCTGTACGTGA